A single window of Nicotiana tomentosiformis chromosome 1, ASM39032v3, whole genome shotgun sequence DNA harbors:
- the LOC104098115 gene encoding indole-3-pyruvate monooxygenase YUCCA6 has protein sequence MDYLREIEGKRAHDRCYNFHEKKIEKCVYVPGPVIVGGGPSGLAVAACLKSKGVPSVVLERSNCIASLWQLKTYDRLHLHLPKQFCELPLMSFPNDFPTYPTKQQFINYLENYAKTFDVNPVFNQTVVSAEYDRNLGFWRVKTAATEYVCRWLVAATGENAEAVVPGIEGMEEFSESIMHTCLYKSGEIFRGKKVLVVGCGNSGMEVCLDLCNHNATPSIVVRHAVHVLPQEMLGKSTFGMSMWLLKWLPMRLVDGFLLMVSRLMLGDTSRLGLDRPQTGPLELKNLSGKTPVLDVGTLAKIKSGDIKVCPGIRRLKHHTVEFVNGKAEKFDAIILATGYKSNVPSWLKEREMFSEKDGLPKRPFPNGWKGESGLYAVGFTKRGLLGASMDAKRIADDIQSCWLSESKHVTAFARSLLSQS, from the exons ATGGACTACTTGAGAGAAATAGAAGGTAAAAGAGCTCATGATCGTTGTTATAATTTTCACGAGAAAAAAATAGAGAAATGTGTATATGTTCCGGGGCCGGTGATAGTGGGAGGAGGACCATCAGGTCTAGCAGTAGCCGCTTGTTTGAAATCAAAAGGAGTTCCGAGTGTTGTTCTAGAAAGATCCAATTGTATAGCTTCCTTGTGGCAACTCAAGACTTATGATCGTCTCCACCTTCATTTGCCAAAGCAATTTTGTGAACTTCCCCTTATGTCATTTCCTAATGATTTTCCAACGTACCCTACTAAGCAACAATTTATTAACTACTTGGAGAATTATGCCAAGACGTTTGATGTTAACCCCGTTTTTAATCAAACGGTGGTTAGTGCTGAGTATGATCGGAATCTTGGGTTTTGGCGGGTGAAGACGGCAGCAACGGAGTATGTATGCCGGTGGCTGGTGGCGGCGACGGGAGAGAATGCGGAGGCGGTGGTGCCGGGGATTGAAGGAATGGAGGAGTTCAGTGAGAGTATAATGCATACGTGTTTGTATAAAAGTGGTGAAATATTTAGAGGGAAAAAAGTGTTGGTAGTTGGCTGTGGGAATTCAGGAATGGAAGTGTGTTTGGATCTCTGTAATCATAATGCTACTCCTTCTATCGTGGTTAGACATGCT GTGCACGTCCTACCACAAGAGATGCTGGGGAAATCAACTTTTGGGATGTCCATGTGGTTACTAAAGTGGTTGCCCATGAGGCTTGTCGATGGATTTCTGCTAATGGTTTCCAGGCTAATGCTCGGGGATACGTCGCGGCTCGGCCTTGACCGGCCGCAAACGGGGCCTCTGGAGCTCAAAAACTTATCCGGAAAGACACCGGTGCTCGACGTTGGCACACTTGCTAAGATTAAAAGTGGAGACATTAAG GTATGTCCTGGAATTAGGAGATTAAAGCATCACACGGTGGAATTTGTGAATGGGAAAGCAGAAAAATTTGATGCAATAATCTTAGCCACTGGTTACAAAAGCAATGTACCCTCTTGGCTAAAG GAAAGAGAGATGTTTTCAGAGAAAGATGGACTTCCAAAAAGGCCATTTCCTAATGGTTGGAAAGGGGAGAGTGGACTCTATGCAGTGGGATTCACAAAACGTGGATTGCTAGGAGCATCAATGGATGCCAAGAGAATTGCAGATGACATTCAAAGTTGTTGGCTTTCTGAATCTAAACATGTTACAGCCTTTGCTCGATCTCTATTATCACAATCATAG
- the LOC138891880 gene encoding uncharacterized protein has protein sequence MQTGLNYGFLGARGRNEVGILVDKDLQNLVVEVRRVSDKLVSIKLVVGGFTLNIISAYAPEAGLDEEVKRATSKGYDDVHGGFGFGDKNGGGASLLNFSRAFDLVIENSNFSKKMEHLVTFRSSVARTQIDYLLCRRSDKGLYTDCKVIPSENFMTLHRLLVMDFEITRKKRKRVVYDQPRIMWGALTEDKAQELEVKLLTVRAWRSNGDASLMWTMMAQCIKETTREVLGVSKGYNGGHNGDLCWNGEVQRKVNTKKAVYLKLVESIDEEEKSRIGSDIIWLGRRQS, from the exons ATGCAGACGGGTTTAAACTATGGTTTTCTGGGAGCAAGGGGCAGGAACGAGGTTGGTATTTTGGTTGATAAGGACCTCCAAAATTTAGTGGTAGAGGTTAGGAGAGTGAGCGACAAACTGGTGAGTATTAAGCTAGTTGTTGGTGGATTTACTTTGAACATAATCAGTGCGTATGCACCCGAGGCAGGATTGGATGAGGAAGTCAAGAG AGCGACGTCTAAGGGCTATGATGATGTACATGGTGGTTTCGGTTTTGGAGATAAAAATGGAGGGGGAGCTTCACTGTTGAATTTTTCTAGAGCTTTTGATTTGGTGATAGAAAATTCGAATTTTTCGAAGAAGATGGAACACTTGGTCACATTCCGGAGCTCGGTGGCCAGGACCCAGATTGACTATCTTCTCTGCAGGAGGTCTGATAAAGGTCTTTACAcggattgcaaggtcatcccgagtgagaacTTCATGACCCTTCATAGGCTCCTAGTCATGGACTTTGAGATCACGAGGAAAAAAAGGAAGAGGGTAGTATATGACCAACCTAGGATTATGTGGGGAGCCTTGACTGAAGACAAAGCGCAGGAGTTGGAGGTTAAGTTATTGACTGTGAGAGCTTGGAGGAGTAATGGGGATGCGAGCCTGATGTGGACCATGATGGCGCAGTGCATTAAGGAAACTACCAGAGAGGTTCTAGGGGTCTCAAAAGGTTACAATGGTGGTCACAATGGAGACTTGTGTTGGAATGGAGAGGTCCAAAGAAAGGTGAACACCAAGAAAGCGGTGTATCTGAAACTAGTGGAAAGCATTGACGAGGAGGAGAAGAGTCGAATAGGGAGCGATATAATTTGGCTAGGAAGGAGGCAAAGTTAG